A genomic stretch from Bdellovibrionales bacterium CG10_big_fil_rev_8_21_14_0_10_45_34 includes:
- a CDS encoding glutamate--cysteine ligase codes for MNPTYRAFEAFGIELEYMIVDKRSHEIRAVADAVLGPEGDIQDGPVDWSNELVNHVIEIKNAAPTSSILDSEIHFQSSIHKILDRLDSLNCELLPGAMHFWFDPKEARLWPKGYSEVYQMYDKIFGCHGHGWANLQATHLNLPFANEDEFVRLHEAIRSVLPLLPALSASSPVVQSKLTGYCDTRLHYYSQNQRRIPQIIGPLIPESVTGIEDYRAQILAPMYNAIAPQDPQKILQHEWLNSRAAIARFERSAIEIRILDIQECVGQDIAICHFVAELVKAIFEGKIEIKSSQVSSDVLRSVFLATLKDGMDAKISEPEFLSIWGKDSAATARDLTMHLLSKLTSLVDIKQTAGRIEFLVESGNLSERIQRLLKKYGSVSAPGEEVPKKILNHVSSNLAYCLRSNSRLEVA; via the coding sequence TTGAATCCAACTTATCGAGCCTTTGAAGCCTTTGGGATAGAGTTAGAATATATGATCGTCGACAAAAGGTCGCACGAGATAAGAGCTGTTGCTGATGCTGTTCTTGGCCCCGAGGGCGACATTCAGGATGGCCCTGTAGATTGGTCAAATGAACTGGTCAATCACGTCATTGAAATCAAGAATGCGGCGCCCACTTCGTCAATTTTAGATTCGGAAATACACTTTCAGAGTAGCATTCATAAAATTCTCGATCGACTTGATAGTTTAAATTGTGAGTTACTCCCGGGTGCCATGCACTTTTGGTTTGACCCGAAAGAAGCAAGGCTTTGGCCGAAGGGGTATTCCGAAGTCTACCAAATGTACGACAAGATATTTGGTTGTCACGGCCACGGGTGGGCAAACCTTCAGGCCACTCATCTCAATTTGCCATTTGCAAACGAAGACGAGTTTGTAAGACTTCATGAAGCCATTCGCAGCGTTTTACCTTTGCTACCGGCGCTCTCTGCAAGTTCTCCGGTAGTTCAAAGCAAACTTACTGGCTACTGCGACACCCGCCTTCACTATTATTCGCAGAACCAAAGGCGTATCCCTCAGATCATTGGTCCATTGATTCCAGAATCCGTAACTGGCATAGAGGATTACCGCGCCCAAATCCTTGCTCCTATGTACAACGCCATAGCACCACAAGATCCGCAAAAGATTTTGCAACATGAGTGGCTCAACTCAAGAGCGGCGATCGCCCGATTCGAGCGATCGGCCATCGAGATCCGTATTTTAGACATTCAGGAGTGTGTGGGGCAAGACATAGCAATTTGCCATTTTGTAGCCGAACTTGTTAAGGCGATCTTTGAAGGGAAGATCGAGATCAAGAGCTCTCAGGTTTCAAGTGATGTTTTACGATCCGTATTCTTAGCGACATTAAAAGATGGGATGGATGCCAAAATTTCAGAGCCAGAGTTTTTAAGTATTTGGGGCAAAGACAGTGCAGCTACAGCTCGCGATCTGACCATGCATTTGTTAAGTAAATTAACTTCTTTAGTGGATATCAAACAAACTGCTGGCAGAATAGAATTTCTTGTCGAAAGCGGAAATCTATCGGAGCGAATTCAACGACTGCTAAAAAAGTATGGCAGTGTTTCTGCTCCTGGGGAGGAAGTTCCCAAAAAGATTCTCAATCATGTTTCCTCAAATCTGGCTTATTGCCTTAGAAGTAATTCTCGACTGGAAGTCGCATGA
- a CDS encoding RimK family alpha-L-glutamate ligase translates to MTHIIVVSDRKDWPVNVPQVEVIEASDYLTNEKYHKQRFRIFNLCQSYSYLSEGYYVSLLAEARSHRPIPSVATILDFKARDIFRITSDELSEIIQKSLHNLVSSQFELSIYFGRNTSKRYERLSRALFDAFRSPFVKASFEKKKGKWAIKSIRPISFSDIPKNHMSFVVECAEAYFRRSETKKSTKKYRYNLALLTNPQEKFAPSDEAALDKMERAFEKQSISVDFITRKDFSRLPTFDALFIRETTSVNHYTYSFARRAVAEGLVVIDDPTSILRCCNKVFLNEILEKNKIARPKTLIVAESNSHQSLKEIGLPCVLKLPDSSFSQGVYKANSLKEYIKFSELVFAQSELMIVQEFVKTDFDWRVGVLGGKAIYVCRYFMARSHWQIIKSDGSSAVDYGKAECFALSEVNPELISTAERAAECIGDGLYGVDIKQVGNKFFVIEINDNPTLESQVEDRILKNELYDIIAKHFLTKLDSR, encoded by the coding sequence ATGACGCACATTATTGTGGTGAGTGATCGCAAAGACTGGCCAGTAAATGTACCTCAGGTCGAAGTCATCGAGGCCAGTGACTATTTGACTAACGAAAAATACCACAAGCAAAGGTTTCGGATTTTTAACTTGTGTCAGAGTTACAGTTATCTGTCGGAAGGATATTATGTTTCGTTACTGGCGGAGGCTAGATCTCACCGGCCGATTCCTAGCGTGGCGACGATTCTTGACTTTAAGGCGCGAGACATCTTTCGGATTACTTCGGATGAACTGAGTGAGATCATTCAGAAGTCGCTCCACAATCTTGTCTCGAGTCAGTTTGAACTAAGCATCTACTTTGGTAGAAACACCTCGAAGAGATACGAGCGGCTCTCGCGTGCGCTCTTCGACGCTTTTCGATCGCCATTTGTAAAAGCCTCTTTTGAAAAGAAAAAAGGTAAGTGGGCTATAAAATCTATTCGGCCGATTTCGTTTTCCGACATCCCAAAAAACCACATGAGCTTTGTCGTAGAGTGCGCAGAGGCTTACTTTCGTAGGTCCGAAACCAAGAAGTCGACGAAAAAATATCGATACAATTTGGCTCTTCTAACAAACCCTCAAGAAAAGTTTGCGCCATCAGATGAAGCGGCCCTAGATAAAATGGAGAGGGCCTTCGAAAAACAATCTATTTCTGTCGATTTCATCACTCGAAAAGACTTTTCTCGGCTTCCTACATTCGATGCCCTCTTTATAAGAGAGACAACTTCCGTAAATCATTACACTTATAGTTTTGCACGACGCGCGGTAGCTGAAGGGCTTGTGGTGATTGATGATCCGACGTCGATTTTAAGATGTTGCAACAAAGTTTTTCTCAATGAAATTCTAGAAAAAAATAAAATTGCCAGACCGAAAACTTTGATCGTTGCCGAATCTAACTCTCACCAATCTCTTAAAGAAATTGGACTTCCTTGCGTACTAAAGCTTCCTGATAGCTCCTTCTCGCAAGGTGTTTACAAAGCCAATTCTCTCAAAGAGTACATTAAGTTTTCAGAGTTGGTATTTGCTCAGTCAGAGCTGATGATTGTTCAAGAGTTTGTGAAGACAGACTTCGACTGGCGAGTGGGTGTTTTAGGAGGCAAGGCCATTTATGTCTGCCGCTACTTCATGGCGCGCTCGCATTGGCAGATCATCAAGTCTGATGGTAGCAGCGCGGTCGACTATGGAAAGGCCGAGTGTTTTGCACTCTCAGAGGTAAACCCAGAGCTCATTTCGACAGCCGAAAGGGCTGCCGAATGTATAGGGGATGGGCTTTATGGCGTCGACATAAAACAAGTTGGCAATAAGTTCTTCGTCATTGAGATCAATGACAATCCCACTTTAGAGAGCCAGGTAGAAGACCGGATTCTAAAAAATGAGCTTTATGACATAATCGCCAAACATTTTTTGACTAAGCTAGACTCACGCTAA
- the queA gene encoding tRNA preQ1(34) S-adenosylmethionine ribosyltransferase-isomerase QueA, whose amino-acid sequence MKTSELDFSYPQELIATEPHKPSRIMWVDDAAPCEIDMSSLLAKISARDVVVVNDTKVSKRRIFAKRNNGEEFEILFVRSKESLLWEVLCPSSRLKKDEVLYLTGDLTAEIVAKGVPQVLKLSQPIDEDYFYRNGEMPLPPYIQQVRSSRHCLDDDENWYQTIFAKVPGSQAAPTASLHFKPHHLETIKNTGALLKTVTLHVGLGTFLPVTAGNLTEHIMHSEEIEVPKDTWSALSRCKEEGGKVWAIGTTVLRSLESVAKGMLIESETAFRGSSDLFIYGNYNFETADYLVTNFHQPKSTLLALVCSFAGHKDTLAAYSWAIERKFRLFSYGDMTVWRCKR is encoded by the coding sequence ATTAAGACTTCGGAACTTGATTTTTCCTACCCGCAGGAGCTCATCGCCACCGAGCCACATAAGCCCTCGCGCATTATGTGGGTCGACGATGCGGCCCCATGTGAAATCGATATGTCGTCGCTCTTAGCCAAGATTTCGGCAAGAGATGTCGTGGTCGTAAACGATACCAAGGTTTCTAAGAGACGAATCTTTGCAAAAAGAAATAATGGCGAAGAGTTCGAGATACTTTTTGTTCGCAGTAAAGAAAGTCTTCTTTGGGAGGTTTTGTGCCCAAGTTCGCGTTTAAAGAAAGACGAGGTTCTCTATCTTACCGGTGACCTGACAGCAGAGATTGTAGCCAAGGGAGTGCCTCAAGTATTGAAACTCAGCCAGCCAATAGATGAAGATTATTTCTACAGGAATGGTGAAATGCCGCTGCCCCCTTACATTCAACAAGTAAGATCATCGCGCCATTGTCTAGATGATGATGAGAACTGGTACCAGACTATTTTTGCCAAGGTTCCAGGAAGTCAGGCGGCCCCTACAGCCAGTTTGCATTTTAAACCCCATCACTTAGAGACCATTAAAAATACGGGAGCATTGCTGAAAACTGTAACGTTGCACGTGGGGCTAGGAACTTTCTTACCAGTCACCGCCGGCAATCTTACTGAGCACATTATGCACTCAGAAGAAATTGAAGTTCCTAAGGATACGTGGTCCGCCTTGAGCAGATGCAAAGAAGAGGGGGGTAAAGTTTGGGCAATAGGAACAACTGTGCTGCGATCCCTGGAGTCTGTCGCAAAGGGGATGCTGATAGAGTCTGAAACAGCATTTCGCGGAAGTAGTGATTTGTTTATCTATGGGAATTATAACTTTGAAACCGCTGATTATCTTGTTACAAACTTTCATCAACCCAAAAGCACTTTGTTGGCGCTCGTTTGCTCCTTTGCAGGGCACAAAGACACCTTGGCAGCCTACAGTTGGGCGATAGAAAGAAAATTTCGACTTTTTAGCTATGGTGATATGACGGTATGGCGATGCAAGCGGTGA
- a CDS encoding 2OG-Fe(II) oxygenase has protein sequence MNVKKVSFTSNSAPQEFVRSLKETGFAVITDHPVPWALVESVYADWKAFFGSDSKFDYLRQAPDQSGYFPMLSENAKGYSEKDLKEFFHVYPRTTLPEGLETSTRKLYSELSKMGLTILGWVDSVLSADEKEVGLSRFREMADESPSTLFRIIHYPPISGSEVSGAVRAAPHEDINLITLLPSATAMGLQVKDITGTWFDVPYDPHSIVVNAGDMLQLATKGGIKSTTHQVINPTGQASGTARFSMPLFVHPHEYFELKKGFTAGEYLNERLTEIGIK, from the coding sequence ATGAATGTTAAAAAAGTTTCATTTACAAGTAATAGCGCGCCTCAGGAGTTCGTCAGATCACTGAAGGAAACAGGTTTTGCGGTTATTACCGACCACCCAGTGCCATGGGCTTTGGTAGAGAGTGTTTATGCCGATTGGAAGGCTTTTTTTGGTTCAGACTCCAAATTCGATTACTTGAGGCAGGCCCCCGATCAGTCTGGGTACTTTCCGATGCTCTCGGAAAACGCCAAAGGATACTCTGAAAAAGATCTTAAAGAATTTTTTCACGTTTATCCGAGAACCACGCTTCCTGAGGGATTAGAGACCTCCACGCGCAAACTCTACTCCGAGCTTTCGAAGATGGGTCTAACAATATTGGGTTGGGTTGATTCTGTATTATCAGCGGATGAAAAAGAGGTAGGGTTATCGCGCTTTCGCGAAATGGCTGATGAAAGCCCAAGTACATTGTTTCGTATTATACATTACCCTCCAATAAGCGGTTCTGAGGTTTCTGGGGCCGTGCGAGCGGCACCACATGAAGACATCAATTTGATTACGCTCTTACCTTCTGCCACTGCCATGGGCCTTCAGGTGAAGGATATAACCGGAACCTGGTTTGACGTCCCGTATGATCCCCATTCGATTGTTGTTAACGCAGGAGACATGCTCCAACTTGCGACAAAAGGTGGAATTAAATCGACAACGCATCAGGTTATAAATCCGACGGGCCAAGCGTCCGGGACCGCGAGGTTTTCGATGCCGTTGTTTGTGCACCCCCACGAATATTTTGAGCTGAAAAAAGGATTCACTGCAGGTGAGTATCTCAATGAACGCCTGACCGAGATCGGTATAAAGTAG
- the purE gene encoding 5-(carboxyamino)imidazole ribonucleotide mutase codes for MKGKKSPKVLVIMGSQSDWPVMKEACRVLKQFKVPYLKDVVSAHRTPKKMYDVATNAEKSGFAVIVAGAGGSAHLPGMVASLTNLPVIGVPVETKSLKGIDSLLSIVQMPPGVPVATVSINGARNAGLLAVKIICLCAATGITKGLLKKFVASQAESVSKMSKKVRQTKV; via the coding sequence ATGAAGGGTAAGAAAAGTCCAAAAGTTCTCGTTATAATGGGAAGTCAAAGTGATTGGCCTGTTATGAAAGAGGCCTGCCGGGTACTTAAACAGTTTAAAGTGCCCTATCTAAAAGATGTTGTTTCTGCTCATCGAACTCCTAAAAAGATGTATGACGTTGCAACCAATGCAGAAAAAAGTGGATTTGCCGTAATTGTTGCTGGCGCAGGCGGTAGCGCGCATTTGCCTGGAATGGTTGCCTCGCTTACCAATCTTCCTGTGATTGGAGTTCCCGTTGAGACGAAATCGCTCAAAGGTATCGATTCACTACTCTCAATAGTTCAAATGCCGCCCGGAGTACCAGTTGCCACTGTCAGCATAAACGGCGCAAGAAATGCCGGACTTCTAGCTGTAAAAATTATTTGTTTATGCGCAGCTACTGGTATCACAAAAGGCCTACTTAAAAAGTTTGTAGCGTCTCAGGCTGAATCAGTATCCAAGATGTCCAAAAAGGTTCGACAGACAAAAGTCTAA
- the secD gene encoding protein translocase subunit SecD has translation MDRVWKLKLIGVILVFTIVGMYLYPTFSNLDVQNTSFPIKKKVNLGLDLQGGMYMVFSVDIQRVFKESLEKRAATIAERLEKEKSLKVTTSYVGDAMTLSDDPHVYFSGDAGALGALKEMLATDYTEILVIQEEPARLETSFSWIHRQSLQERTLDQSIQVIRNRIDEFGVTEPSIVTQGTDRIVIELPGVSDLDRAKSLIGRTAKLEFKLVDEEAMTKTNLGEILQAAETDAQIKFEAGKSFLDYVERVNQFAKGKIPEDSVIAFERNSGDQVQNVATGIPYILKMRTEISGDLLRDAYVTFDQYGASQVAFKLEPTGAADFAALTEKNIGRRMAIVLDGIVHSAPNIESKIPGGEGVITLGRGNVDQNQTLKEANDLSIVLRAGALPARLDLSEQRVIGPTLGADSISKGVTAGLIGCALIVIFMIFYYRVSGVIAVISLVLNASMMIAILIGIGATLTLPGIAGIALGIGIAVDSNVIIFERIRDEIHEGASIVGAVERGFDRALTCIIDSHLTQAIIAIILLSFGTGPIKGYAVTLLISIATTLFCAVIVAKLIFDAYIGLQKGTKKMSI, from the coding sequence ATGGATCGCGTCTGGAAACTTAAATTAATTGGTGTCATTTTGGTTTTTACAATCGTTGGGATGTATCTCTACCCTACATTTTCCAATCTTGATGTACAAAACACGAGTTTTCCCATCAAAAAGAAAGTGAATCTGGGGCTAGATCTCCAGGGCGGCATGTACATGGTTTTCTCGGTAGACATTCAAAGAGTGTTCAAAGAAAGCCTGGAAAAGCGTGCAGCCACAATCGCTGAAAGATTAGAAAAAGAGAAGTCACTCAAAGTGACCACCAGCTACGTCGGCGATGCTATGACATTGAGCGACGACCCACATGTCTACTTTAGTGGAGACGCCGGTGCGCTCGGTGCCCTAAAAGAAATGTTAGCCACAGATTACACAGAGATTTTAGTGATCCAAGAAGAGCCGGCTCGTCTTGAAACCAGCTTTTCATGGATTCATCGCCAATCACTTCAAGAAAGAACGCTTGATCAAAGTATTCAGGTTATCCGTAACCGTATCGACGAATTCGGGGTTACCGAGCCATCAATTGTTACTCAGGGCACGGACAGAATTGTCATTGAGCTTCCTGGAGTTTCCGATTTGGACCGGGCAAAGTCCCTTATTGGCCGGACAGCCAAGTTGGAGTTTAAGCTTGTCGATGAAGAAGCGATGACCAAGACAAACTTGGGAGAAATACTTCAGGCCGCGGAGACTGACGCGCAGATTAAATTTGAGGCGGGGAAAAGCTTCTTGGATTACGTAGAGCGGGTCAATCAGTTTGCTAAAGGTAAAATACCAGAAGACTCGGTGATCGCCTTTGAACGAAATTCGGGCGATCAGGTTCAGAACGTGGCTACGGGGATTCCTTACATTCTGAAGATGCGCACTGAGATTTCCGGAGATCTTCTGCGAGATGCCTACGTGACTTTCGATCAATACGGCGCATCTCAGGTAGCATTTAAGCTTGAGCCCACAGGGGCAGCCGACTTTGCTGCACTCACTGAAAAGAATATTGGTCGCCGCATGGCGATTGTTCTAGATGGCATTGTGCACTCGGCGCCTAATATCGAATCAAAGATCCCAGGCGGTGAGGGTGTCATCACGCTTGGCCGTGGAAACGTTGATCAAAATCAAACTCTCAAAGAGGCAAACGATCTTTCGATTGTACTAAGAGCTGGCGCACTTCCGGCCAGGCTTGATCTTTCGGAACAAAGAGTGATCGGTCCGACACTGGGAGCTGACTCTATTTCGAAAGGCGTTACAGCCGGTTTAATTGGCTGTGCCCTCATCGTGATATTTATGATTTTTTACTATCGAGTCAGTGGGGTTATCGCCGTCATTTCGCTTGTACTTAATGCTTCAATGATGATTGCCATTCTTATCGGAATTGGAGCCACCCTAACTCTACCTGGAATTGCGGGTATTGCCCTAGGGATCGGTATCGCAGTTGATAGTAACGTGATTATTTTTGAAAGAATTCGAGACGAGATTCATGAGGGAGCATCCATCGTCGGGGCGGTAGAGCGTGGGTTTGACCGAGCTCTCACTTGTATTATCGACTCCCATCTTACTCAGGCAATCATTGCGATTATTTTATTGAGTTTTGGAACGGGCCCGATCAAAGGATACGCAGTCACCTTGCTTATCAGTATCGCAACCACACTCTTCTGTGCGGTAATCGTGGCGAAGTTGATTTTTGATGCCTACATTGGCCTCCAAAAAGGCACTAAAAAGATGAGTATTTGA
- the secF gene encoding protein translocase subunit SecF codes for MFNFIPRDFDFDFLSISKPFVWLSTVAIIASLIGIFTKGLNFGIEFTGGAELELRLPQDWDITKVRSEIEKLGYGEPKVVKVGDSSHNDYLVKVQAEKLDEVTGNVERMLRDANIAGQSEIRRADVVGPQAGKRLQVGALLSLFYSIVGILIYIMLRFDMRYAPGMVRSLVVDVVIVMGVWVLLQKEFTLSVVAALMTIAGYACNDTIVIYDRIREMLKLHKDWPIEKVINRSISQNLARTLLTTISTLFVVVSLWLLGGPVLADFALVMLLGFSIGVASSIFVANPMVLFMEKRRLKKLGA; via the coding sequence ATGTTTAATTTTATTCCAAGAGACTTTGACTTTGACTTTTTGTCTATCTCGAAACCTTTCGTATGGCTAAGTACCGTTGCTATTATTGCGAGCTTAATAGGTATTTTTACGAAAGGTCTTAATTTTGGCATCGAATTTACGGGCGGCGCCGAGCTAGAACTGCGCCTTCCCCAAGACTGGGACATCACTAAAGTTCGATCAGAAATCGAGAAACTTGGGTATGGCGAACCCAAAGTCGTAAAAGTAGGTGATAGCAGTCACAATGATTATCTCGTTAAGGTTCAGGCCGAAAAACTTGATGAAGTTACGGGCAATGTTGAGAGAATGCTTCGAGACGCTAATATTGCTGGTCAGTCAGAAATCCGCCGAGCTGATGTCGTTGGACCTCAGGCTGGTAAACGACTACAGGTTGGTGCCTTGCTTTCTTTGTTTTACTCAATAGTGGGAATCCTCATTTATATAATGCTGAGATTTGACATGCGCTATGCTCCAGGAATGGTTCGCTCACTTGTCGTCGACGTTGTTATCGTAATGGGTGTTTGGGTTCTTCTGCAAAAGGAGTTCACTTTAAGTGTGGTTGCGGCACTTATGACTATCGCTGGTTATGCCTGCAACGATACCATTGTCATCTACGACCGGATTCGCGAAATGCTGAAACTTCATAAAGATTGGCCGATCGAAAAGGTCATCAATCGCTCTATCAGCCAGAATCTTGCCCGTACCTTATTAACCACCATTTCGACACTGTTTGTCGTCGTCAGCCTTTGGCTATTGGGTGGGCCCGTGCTGGCAGATTTCGCCCTCGTCATGTTGTTGGGATTTTCCATCGGAGTAGCGTCGTCTATTTTCGTGGCAAATCCGATGGTGTTGTTTATGGAGAAGCGTCGCCTCAAGAAGTTGGGCGCTTGA
- a CDS encoding tRNA guanosine(34) transglycosylase Tgt has product MSFGSFQVEARAAGSNARAGKLHTLRGEIKTPVFMPVGTKATVKGMLPEELKQIGSQIILGNTYHLHLRPGEDTIKKLGGLHKFMNWPDPILTDSGGFQVFSLSQLRKIDEEGVTFKSHLDGRQHFIGPEKSMDIQMALGSDIIMAFDECPPHPCEKSALKDAVDRTHRWLDRCVKHVDHSKHLLFGIAQGGLDYNLRKESIEQVCSQNLPGYALGGFSVGEPIEEMHQMLPELAPLLPQDKPRYLMGVGTPLDLIRAIDAGIDMFDCVLPTRVARNGTLFTSKGKISIKREEFREDESSIDELSDSYTAKNYSKAYLRHLFMAGEILSARLNTIHNLHFYLDLMARARVAICEGKWTSFRNQFLATYTSSN; this is encoded by the coding sequence ATGAGTTTTGGTTCTTTTCAGGTTGAGGCCCGTGCAGCGGGATCGAATGCTCGCGCCGGTAAACTTCATACCCTTCGGGGTGAAATCAAAACACCTGTCTTTATGCCAGTAGGAACAAAAGCCACTGTTAAAGGCATGCTTCCAGAAGAATTAAAGCAAATAGGTTCTCAAATAATATTGGGTAACACTTATCACCTTCACCTCAGACCGGGTGAAGACACGATAAAGAAGTTGGGCGGCCTTCACAAATTTATGAATTGGCCAGACCCGATCCTCACAGACAGTGGTGGCTTTCAAGTATTCTCCTTAAGCCAACTGCGAAAGATCGACGAAGAGGGCGTTACTTTTAAAAGTCATCTCGATGGTCGGCAGCATTTTATAGGGCCAGAAAAAAGCATGGATATCCAGATGGCGCTAGGCTCAGATATTATCATGGCGTTTGATGAATGTCCGCCGCACCCCTGTGAGAAAAGCGCACTTAAGGATGCCGTTGATAGAACACATCGTTGGCTAGATCGGTGTGTAAAGCATGTCGATCATAGCAAACACCTTTTATTCGGAATCGCGCAAGGTGGGCTCGATTACAATTTACGTAAAGAAAGCATCGAGCAGGTTTGCTCGCAGAATTTGCCGGGTTATGCATTGGGTGGTTTCAGTGTTGGCGAGCCCATCGAAGAAATGCATCAGATGCTGCCGGAGCTGGCTCCGCTTTTACCGCAGGATAAGCCAAGATATTTGATGGGAGTTGGAACGCCCCTGGATCTGATTCGAGCTATAGATGCGGGCATCGACATGTTTGATTGTGTTCTGCCTACGCGAGTGGCTCGAAATGGCACTTTGTTTACCTCAAAGGGCAAGATCAGCATCAAACGAGAGGAATTCCGAGAAGATGAGTCTTCTATTGATGAACTCAGCGATTCCTATACGGCCAAAAATTATTCAAAGGCGTACTTGCGACATTTGTTTATGGCGGGGGAGATACTATCGGCCCGGCTTAATACGATCCACAACCTCCACTTTTATCTTGATCTTATGGCGCGGGCCAGAGTTGCTATCTGTGAGGGCAAGTGGACGAGCTTCAGAAATCAATT
- the corA gene encoding magnesium and cobalt transport protein CorA: MARILKDRSKKHGLPPGSLIPVVDDNNSKDFECSIFEYDAVTFTESASDKLVSAIRSAQDKRRVTWVALQGLSDPKRIEEIGKLFGIQGLWIEDVLNTDHRPKLEELSSLIFLILKSPRIEALNPAHIEFEQINLFLGDGFVLSVQERLSNVFEFVTKRIRDRKGIVREKGADYLFYALLDTVIDNYFVVTEKLSLEIETIEEEVNEFEDRDFPVRINRLKTETIFLKKAIVPIREALTAIIKSQNQFLEEKTKIYLNDVLDHVIQIIDVNENNKELLVNLAFTHQSKLNQRTNEIVKVLTLFASIFSPLTFIVGVYGMNFTHMPEYQWEHGYAFIWLLIAFVAGMMLYLFKRKGWF; encoded by the coding sequence ATGGCTCGAATCCTTAAGGATCGATCAAAAAAACACGGTTTGCCACCTGGCTCGTTAATTCCGGTGGTCGACGATAACAACTCAAAAGATTTTGAGTGTTCGATTTTCGAATACGACGCAGTGACGTTTACAGAGTCTGCGTCCGACAAATTGGTGTCGGCAATCAGAAGTGCTCAAGATAAACGGCGTGTCACTTGGGTAGCGCTTCAGGGCCTATCGGACCCCAAAAGAATTGAAGAAATCGGAAAGCTTTTTGGAATTCAAGGACTTTGGATTGAAGACGTGCTCAATACCGACCACAGACCAAAGCTCGAAGAACTGAGCTCTTTGATTTTTCTCATTTTAAAGTCGCCAAGGATTGAGGCACTGAACCCCGCCCATATTGAATTTGAACAGATCAATTTATTTTTAGGAGATGGCTTTGTACTAAGCGTTCAAGAGCGTCTTAGCAATGTATTTGAATTCGTGACAAAACGAATTCGAGACCGCAAAGGCATCGTTCGAGAAAAGGGCGCTGATTATCTTTTTTACGCCCTCCTCGACACTGTTATAGACAATTACTTTGTCGTCACTGAAAAATTATCTCTTGAAATTGAAACAATAGAAGAAGAGGTCAATGAATTCGAAGATAGAGACTTCCCCGTAAGAATCAACAGACTCAAAACCGAAACTATTTTTCTTAAAAAGGCTATTGTACCTATACGCGAAGCTCTAACAGCAATTATTAAATCACAAAACCAGTTTTTAGAAGAGAAGACAAAAATTTATCTCAATGACGTTTTGGACCACGTTATTCAGATTATCGACGTCAATGAAAACAACAAAGAACTTCTTGTGAACTTAGCCTTCACCCACCAAAGCAAGCTCAATCAACGCACAAACGAAATAGTTAAAGTACTCACTCTGTTTGCTTCGATATTCAGCCCATTAACTTTTATAGTTGGCGTCTATGGAATGAACTTTACTCACATGCCCGAGTATCAATGGGAGCACGGCTATGCTTTTATTTGGCTGCTGATTGCTTTCGTTGCAGGCATGATGCTTTATTTATTCAAGCGCAAGGGGTGGTTTTGA